The DNA window CCGCGGGATCGAAGCGCTCGCGCCCACGTCGCCGGTCAAGTTCGTCCTCATGAGCAGCGTCTCCGTCCACCGCCCGAGGAGCCTCGACCCGCGCCGGGGCTCTTTCGAGAGGGCGTTTCTCTGGCTGCTCCGCGGCGCGCTTCCTCCGGCCAGGGACAACCAGCGAGCCGCAAACTTCCTTCTCGGGACGATCGGGACGCACAACGCTCACCTGGAGTGGGCCGTCGTCCGACCGGACTCGCTCCTCGAGGGCGAGGTCTCGGAGTACGCGGTGCACGAGGGCCTCGTGAACACCATCTTCGCGCCGGGAAGCACGAACATGGCCAACGTCGCGCACTTCATGTGCGAGCTGGTGACCGACCCGAAGACCTGGGCC is part of the Deltaproteobacteria bacterium genome and encodes:
- a CDS encoding SDR family oxidoreductase; the protein is MPTQQTVLLVGGTGRTGRRALQQFLDRGVSVRAIVRSREKLPPGAADNPNLTVIEASLLSLADDELRHHLRGCAAVVSCLGHLINFKGIFGPPRDLVTRATTRLCRGIEALAPTSPVKFVLMSSVSVHRPRSLDPRRGSFERAFLWLLRGALPPARDNQRAANFLLGTIGTHNAHLEWAVVRPDSLLEGEVSEYAVHEGLVNTIFAPGSTNMANVAHFMCELVTDPKTWADWRFKLPVIVNAASKPA